One genomic segment of Hydra vulgaris chromosome 14, alternate assembly HydraT2T_AEP includes these proteins:
- the LOC136091056 gene encoding uncharacterized protein LOC136091056 gives MIYHKEVIIEKLNNFFLDVGPNLAAKIPVGQKKIDSYLATTDLIMEEPILTKSELHTAFNSLKKNKSAGIDQINVNVIKSVFDIIEPSLFHIFNLSLKSGHIPDKFKIAKITPIFKSGDETNISNYRPISVLPCFSKLIERIMYNRLYKYLSENKILYKNQYDFKKIILLTMQ, from the coding sequence atgatttatcataaagaagttattattgagaaattaaacaatttttttcttgatgttgGCCCAAACCTAGCAGCGAAAATTCCAgttggtcaaaaaaaaattgattcatatCTTGCAACAACTGATTTAATTATGGAAGAACCGATTTTAACCAAAAGTGAACTACATACTGCTTTTaatagtctgaaaaaaaataaaagtgcaggtatagatcaaattaatgttaatgtaattaaatctgtttttgatattatcgAACCCTCattattccatatttttaatctctcccTTAAATCAGGTCATATtccagataaatttaaaattgcaaaaataacaccTATTTTCAAATCTGGCGATGAGACCAAtatttcaaactacagaccaatctcaGTCTTACCctgcttttctaaactaattgaacgcattatgtacaacagactttataaatatctatctgaaaataagattttatataaaaatcaatacgattttaaaaaaatcattttactaACCATGCAATAA
- the LOC136090560 gene encoding uncharacterized protein LOC136090560 — MKISDVHNRIRHDQLNPSDKSFSLSVEAILVSMNLGSTGCAAFLKVYQKKWKDANRGNIKFESKNKNWLTQYFKSTYSNNITKPDNSSQLHKNGGRPSCSFKVASDKTKRRRLNDIINNFSSDELLHSARLKLRNEYNYEAAKQVAEISEPSSQFKKYTPDEGLALIIDGGMSKSTYQLMRNGAEERDCHI, encoded by the coding sequence ATGAAGATAAGTGATGTCCATAACCGTATACGGCATGACCAACTAAATCCGAGTGATAAATCATTTTCTTTGTCTGTAGAAGCTATTTTAGTCTCTATGAATTTGGGTTCTACTGGGTGTgctgcatttttaaaagtttatcaaaagaaaTGGAAGGATGCAAACCGAGGAAACATAAAGTTtgagagtaaaaataaaaattggttgacTCAATACTTTAAATCTACATACAGTAATAATATAACTAAGCCTGATAATTCTAGTCAATTACATAAGAATGGTGGAAGACCAAGTTGTTCCTTTAAAGTTGCTTCTGACAAAACCAAAAGGAGAAGActtaatgatattataaataatttttctagtGATGAATTGCTCCACTCAGCAAGGCTTAAATTAAGAAATGAGTATAATTATGAGGCTGCCAAGCAAGTTGCTGAGATATCAGAACCTTCtagtcaatttaaaaagtatacaccTGATGAAGGTCTGGCATTAATTATAGATGGTGGCATGTCAAAATCAACCTACCAACTTATGAGAAATGGAGCTGAAGAACGTGACTGCCATATATAA